GGCAAGTTACCTTATTTATTTGGCTTATAAAATTGCGACGACGCCAGTGACTGCCGAAGCCCAGTCACAAAGCCACTTACAAGCCAAGCCTTTATCTTTTATACAAGCTGCGGCTTTTCAATGGGTGAATCCTAAAGCTTAGATAATGGCGGTATCAGCGATAGTGACTTTCTCATCAGTGGAAAGCTCTACCATTGATAACCTCACGGTTATTGCCTCAATTTACTTTTTGTTCGGACTACCTTGTTCTTTTACTTGGATGGCCGCTGGTGCGGGCTTGAAAGATATTTTGCAAAAACCTTTGTTTATCGCTTGGTTTAATCGAGTGATGGCGAGTTTGCTGGTTGTTTCACTTATTCCAATGTTTAGGGCTGAGTTGGGATAAATTAAAGGATTTAATAACTACAGATAAATTGCTAGCTCGGTTTGTGAGCTTTCGGGGCAGCATTAGTGCTTGGTTTGACAAATCAGCAGCACTCTCTAGGCTTTGAAGTGTAGTACACCAAGAATAAGAAAATTAGGGATAGTCTAATTTAGAAAGGGAAGTTGAGTCTTCCTGACGTATCTAGCAGTAGTTAGCTTATTTTCACATTCTGCGACTTCACTGTTAATTGAGCACAAGGTGACTAATATGCTATTTGCAACTAACCGCACACCGAAAGAATCACAACGAAGTAAGCGTAATCGAAAAATATCGTTTCCAGTGCAGAAGACTAGAGCCAGTCTTGATATGTATTTCTGCGAGCGAAATGGCGTTGATGATTATACCGAAATTGGTAGCCCTGCATTTTTCGAACGTCTGAAAAACCTACCAAATAATACACAAGTGTTGCTTTATATCCACGGCTTTAATAATACTGCTGAGCCAGACATCTTTCCTAATGCCGAGGAGTTGCAACGGCTTATTGATCAGGAAAGAGGTTCTAATTTTGCTCATGTGGTGCCACTAATGTGGCCGTGTGACGACGATTCTCCCGCAGCGTTTATCGATGATTACTGGGATGATCAAAAGGCCGCTGATGCCAGTGGTATAGCATTTGCTCGCATGCTGACTAAATTCGATAACTGGCGTAAAGCCGAAGCTACCAAGCCTAATCCTTGTACGCGTCGAATCAACATCTTGGCGCATTCAATGGGGAATAGAGTGCTACGCAATGCTATCGCAACCTGGGGTAAGCATGATCATACGGGGCAAGTACCACAAATTTTTCGCAATATTTTTATGGTGGCTGCTGATGTTATAAATCATTGCTTGGAGCCGGGTGAGGCGGCTGAATTGGTGCCCTATGCCTGCCGAAACCTAGTGGTTTATTACGCCAACGACGATTTAGCAATGCCGGCGAGCAAGCTGGCCAACTTGAAAAATAAAACGGTATCACGGCGGCTTGGCATGACAGGCCCGGAAAATATGGAAGTATTGCCGAAAAACGTTTTCGAGGTTGATTGCGACGATTTTAATAACACCTTTGATAAACCCAAAGGGCATTCTTATTTTCTTGCCGTCAATGGTAAAACCAGCCCTGCTTTACTGCACATGCTAGCTGCGATGGAAAAAGGGCGAGTAACGCCAAATGAGCGCAGTCAAGAGCTTGAATACGATCGATAAATATCAGTCCAGCAACCGAAGGCTAACATGGTATGATAACGCTTTACTTTCGACACTCTACTTTCGGTTGCTACTTTTAGCAGCGCAAAACTTTGGCAGTAACGTATGAATCATCAACCTAATAACCCATTGCATGGTAAAAAACTGGAAAGCATCATCAACGAGCTAGTCGCTGAAATCGGCTGGGAAGCAATGGGGCAAAACGTGGATATTCGCTGTTTTACTAACGACCCTTCGGTTAAATCTAGCTTGAAGTTTTTACGCAAAACGCCTTGGGCGCGAGCCAAGGTTGAAGAAATGTATATTAATGTATTTCATGGGTTTCAATGGAAGTAACGGCTATTTGAATAGAAACGTTAGTTTACCACTGCTCTGCCCAGCGGATAAGATCGTTAACGGCCATTGGCTTTGCGATGGCATAACCTTGCGCAAAGTTACAGCCTAAATGTTGAAGCTCATGAAGTGTTTCAAGGTTTTCGACACCTTCTGCAACAATATTCATGTTCAACATTTTACCTAACATGATGCAGATCTTAACAATGATCATCGCCTCTTCATCAAACAGCATGCTAGAAACGAACTGACGATCAATTTTCAGCTCAGTAAATGGCGCTTGATAAAGCTGCTGAAGTGATGAATACCCCGTACCAAAATCATCTATGGATAGGTGAAAGCCTTTCATTCGTAAACGATTTAGCACATCTAACGACGACGTTAACTCACCCATAACCGCACTTTCAGTCAGTTCCAGCGTTAAATTATGAGGCGCTAGGTGATTTTTGTCGGTTAGCGCTTTTAATTGCTCTGGTAAGCTCAAAGCGATGATATTGTCTGCCGAAACATTTATAGACAAAGACACTTCTAAGCTCGATTGAATAACAGCGCTACTTTCTTTAACCGAAATGTTTAGAATTTCTTGCGTCATCAGCTCAATTAAATTGTGCTTTTCTACAACGCTAATAAACTGATCTGGGTAGACAAGTCCATCTTTTGGGTGTTGCCACCTTACTAGCGCTTCAACGCTGTTGATTTTGTTTGTCGTTAGGCATATCTGTGGCTGGTAGTGTAATACGAACTCATGATTTCTGAGCCCTGCTTCTATCTCTTCAGGTGAGTATTGCTGTTTTACGGTTTTAGGATATTTGGGCTGATTAAGGCTAACAGACACTCGATTGAGGAGCTCGATAAAGCTTTGCATTTCAATCGGTTTAGTTAATGTTGCTAATACTTCAATATCATGCGCTTTGGCTAATTGTTCGGCAGAGTGCAGTACTTTTTTATCAAAGCCGCTCACTAAGATCAATGGGCGGCGGTGCCCGCGATCGGCGAGCATGCGAATAACCTCTATGCCATCGAAATCGGGCATAAATAGATCAAGTACAAGCGCATCGCATGTAGGAAACTCTTGCGTGAGAAAACTGACAACGTTCGTTTCAAAATCGGCTTGCCAATTGGCTTGTTCGGCAAACTCTTTTAACAATTCTGCATACTGCTCATTGTCGTCCAGAATAAATAGAGCAGCCTTATTGTTATCGTGCACAACAGCTTCTAATCTAATCC
This Thalassotalea euphylliae DNA region includes the following protein-coding sequences:
- a CDS encoding alpha/beta hydrolase, producing MLFATNRTPKESQRSKRNRKISFPVQKTRASLDMYFCERNGVDDYTEIGSPAFFERLKNLPNNTQVLLYIHGFNNTAEPDIFPNAEELQRLIDQERGSNFAHVVPLMWPCDDDSPAAFIDDYWDDQKAADASGIAFARMLTKFDNWRKAEATKPNPCTRRINILAHSMGNRVLRNAIATWGKHDHTGQVPQIFRNIFMVAADVINHCLEPGEAAELVPYACRNLVVYYANDDLAMPASKLANLKNKTVSRRLGMTGPENMEVLPKNVFEVDCDDFNNTFDKPKGHSYFLAVNGKTSPALLHMLAAMEKGRVTPNERSQELEYDR
- a CDS encoding VF530 family DNA-binding protein translates to MNHQPNNPLHGKKLESIINELVAEIGWEAMGQNVDIRCFTNDPSVKSSLKFLRKTPWARAKVEEMYINVFHGFQWK
- a CDS encoding EAL domain-containing response regulator encodes the protein MHDNNKAALFILDDNEQYAELLKEFAEQANWQADFETNVVSFLTQEFPTCDALVLDLFMPDFDGIEVIRMLADRGHRRPLILVSGFDKKVLHSAEQLAKAHDIEVLATLTKPIEMQSFIELLNRVSVSLNQPKYPKTVKQQYSPEEIEAGLRNHEFVLHYQPQICLTTNKINSVEALVRWQHPKDGLVYPDQFISVVEKHNLIELMTQEILNISVKESSAVIQSSLEVSLSINVSADNIIALSLPEQLKALTDKNHLAPHNLTLELTESAVMGELTSSLDVLNRLRMKGFHLSIDDFGTGYSSLQQLYQAPFTELKIDRQFVSSMLFDEEAMIIVKICIMLGKMLNMNIVAEGVENLETLHELQHLGCNFAQGYAIAKPMAVNDLIRWAEQW